One Paramisgurnus dabryanus chromosome 8, PD_genome_1.1, whole genome shotgun sequence DNA window includes the following coding sequences:
- the LOC135770216 gene encoding olfactory receptor 1468-like, translating to MTSENNTFIKDFLIVGFPGLYSSYYDIVAALLLSVYVCILVGNGIFLALFTVEKCLHKPMYYIILNLVFSDILFSTTTLPKIIARYWSQNGSISFTNCFIQMFFVHYFGSLTSFVLGIMAFDRYLAICNPLRYSNLVTGSRIFGLCLLAWVLASIFPLIMTIRAYPLQYCADNRIIHCYCDHVSITSLACTNRALYSIPAFAFAMVVLLGPLSFIVFSYGAIIVAVLRISSAQGRLKTFSTCSPQLIIIALYFLPRCFNYLSGNISFNFSTDVRIAIILMYSFIPPMINPLIYCLRNNNIKEILRRRWKVVNPNSQTGNPL from the exons ATGACATCTGAAAACAACACCTTTATCAAGGACTTCTTAATTGTTGGTTTTCCTGGGCTTTATTCAAGTTACTATGATATAGTGGCTGCACTTCTGCTCTCtgtctatgtgtgtattttagTGGGTAATGGAATATTTCTTGCACTTTTTACTGTAGAAAAATGCCTTCATAAACCTATGTATTATATAATCTTGAACCTGGTCTTCAGCGATATATTGTTTAGCACCACTACCTTACCAAAAATTATTGCCAGGTATTGGTCCCAAAATGGTTCTATTTCATTCACTAACTGCTTCatacaaatgttttttgtgcattattttggTTCCCTTACTTCTTTTGTCCTTGGAATAATGGCCTTTGATAGGTATTTAGCAATCTGTAACCCACTAAGGTATTCAAATTTAGTCACAGGGTCAAGAATATTTGGACTTTGTCTCCTTGCATGGGTCCTAGCAAGCATATTTCCTTTAATCATGACAATAAGGGCCTATCCTCTCCAGTACTGTGCAGACAATCGTATCATTCATTGCTACTGTGATCACGTTTCTATCACATCACTCGCATGCACTAACAGAGCACTTTACAGCATTCCAGCTTTTGCATTTGCAATGGTTGTGTTGCTTGGACCTTTGTCTTTCATTGTTTTCTCCTATGGTGCCATCATTGTGGCAGTTTTGCGTATATCAAGCGCTCAAGGAAGACTGAAGACTTTCTCCACCTGCAGTCCTCAGCTCATCATTATCGCTCTTTATTTTTTACCTAGGTGTTTCAATTATTTGTCTGGTAATATTAGTTTTAACTTCAGCACAGATGTGCGGATAGCCATCATTTTGATGTACAGCTTTATTCCACCCATGATTAATCCCCTTATTTACTGTTTAAGGAACAATAATATAAAGGAAATCTTG aggcggagatggaaggtgGTAAATCCAAattctcagacgggtaatccactgtga
- the LOC141282472 gene encoding olfactory receptor 1M1-like, producing MNSINANFSQNITIPHPEYFFITGLSGIPYSRYYYIFLFCTYIIAVIGNSTVLLIIALDRSLHSPKYIGVFNLALADIGATNALIPNMMRMFVFESQYISYDACLANMFFVFFFSGMQCLTLVALSFDRVIAICLPLRYHTIVNNTVMLLMYSALWAFNTFVIGTFVILITRLKLCKSNVIKSFFCDHGPVYMLACNDNSINHQLSIVVTVLYVIAPLVIVVLSYVCIFLSLSKITSWKGRFKALKTCACHMMLVGTFFLPISGAYIAAIMFSLPPNDRIISTSLSFVIPPMLNPIIYVLNTAEIKDVVRKVLYKRSALITK from the coding sequence ATGAATTCCATAAATGCCAATTTTTCCCAGAATATCACCATTCCACATCCTGAATACTTTTTCATCACTGGACTTTCAGGTATACCATACAGCCGctattattatattttcttattttgcaCTTACATTATTGCTGTAATTGGGAACTCTACAGTTCTTCTCATTATAGCACTTGACCGGAGTCTGCACAGCCCAAAGTATATTGGTGTGTTTAATTTGGCTCTGGCCGACATTGGTGCAACTAACGCTCTGATTCCCAACATGATGaggatgtttgtttttgaatcacagTACATCTCCTATGATGCTTGTTTAGCcaacatgttttttgttttcttctttagTGGTATGCAGTGTTTAACACTAGTTGCCCTATCATTTGATCGTGTCATTGCAATTTGCTTACCTCTAAGATATCATACCATTGTGAATAATACTGTAATGCTTTTAATGTATTCAGCTCTATGGGCATTTAACACATTTGTGATAGGCACTTTTGTGATTTTGATCACTCGACTTAAATTGTGTAAATCCAATgtgataaaaagttttttttgtgatcaTGGACCTGTGTATATGTTAGCATGTAATGACAACAGTATCAATCACCAACTGTCAATAGTTGTCACAGTTTTATACGTTATAGCACCACTGGTCATTGTAGTCCTTTCCTATGTATGCATTTTTCTTTCCTTAAGTAAAATTACATCCTGGAAAGGACGGTTTAAGGCCCTTAAGACCTGTGCTTGCCACATGATGCTTGTAGGAACTTTTTTCCTCCCCATTTCAGGTGCTTACATTGCTGCAATAATGTTTTCTCTCCCTCCTAATGACAGAATAATCAGCACATCTCTTTCATTTGTGATTCCCCCAATGTTAAATCCCATCATTTAcgttttaaacacagctgaaatcAAAGATGTAGTTCGCAAAGTGCTTTACAAAAGATCTGCTTTAATCACAAAATGA